The following DNA comes from Mucisphaera calidilacus.
GGCACCGGGTCGGTTGATGGCGCCGCCGATGTAGACGAATCCGCCGGTGGCCTCGGGGACGCGGATGGTGTCGCCGGGGCGGACGACGATGTTGTAGCGCATGTCGCCGGCGAGGAGCTTGTCGTAGGGGATCTCGATGATGCGTTGGGTAATCATGGAGGCGAGGGGGTCTTCGGTCTGGGGTGCCTCTTCGCCGGGCAGGCTGACGGGGGCCTGGGGCTGGCCGGAACGGACCCAGCGTCCGTTGACGTAGATCCACTGGGCGCCGCCTTCTTCGGGGTCGAGTCCGCGTTCGAGTGCGGAGGGGGCGCCGGTGCCGGTGGCGGGCTGCTCCTGCATGCCCAGCTCGCCGAGGGGGTCGGCGTCGGGGGACATGCCGGTGTCGCTCGGCTCTTCGCCAAGGCCCTCGAAGACGTCGTCGATGGCGTCGGTGGGCTCCTGATCCTCTTCGGGCCGGAGGCCCGGCATCAGGGGGAGCATCGCCTCGGACTCGGGCGTGAGCGGGGCGGTGCGGAAGATGAGCAGCCGCTTGGTTCGGCCGGGGATGCCGCGTGCCTGAGCCAGGGCGTCGAGGAGCCTGAACTCCGGCTTGGGGATCGTGTAGATGCCGATGGCGGACCCGCCCTCGATCGGTTCGCCGAAGACGGTGTAGGTGTTCTGGCGCGATTCCTGCACGATGACGCTGACGGTGGCGTCGCGGAGGATGCCACGCGCTTCGAGGGTCTCGATGACGACCTGTTCGAGCTGGCTGGGGGTCATGCCGGCGGCCTTGATGGGGCCGACGATCTGGAGGCGGATGGTGCCGGTCTCGTCGATCCGGCGGGTCTGGACCGAGTCCTGACCGGGCAGCACGAGCTCGAAGACGGTGACGGTGATCAGGTCGCCGGAACCGATGGTGTATTCCTGGATGTCGGGCACGAGGTCGGAGGGCTGAACCTGAGTCAGGGGAAGGTCCTGGTT
Coding sequences within:
- a CDS encoding polysaccharide biosynthesis/export family protein, yielding MSNTERPHNRRSLTSRIFLAVSALALAVGIIGCELDSYMDPSVIGRWEQAAGVAPILDRIDIIEDDDNQDLPLTQVQPSDLVPDIQEYTIGSGDLITVTVFELVLPGQDSVQTRRIDETGTIRLQIVGPIKAAGMTPSQLEQVVIETLEARGILRDATVSVIVQESRQNTYTVFGEPIEGGSAIGIYTIPKPEFRLLDALAQARGIPGRTKRLLIFRTAPLTPESEAMLPLMPGLRPEEDQEPTDAIDDVFEGLGEEPSDTGMSPDADPLGELGMQEQPATGTGAPSALERGLDPEEGGAQWIYVNGRWVRSGQPQAPVSLPGEEAPQTEDPLASMITQRIIEIPYDKLLAGDMRYNIVVRPGDTIRVPEATGGFVYIGGAINRPGAYSVPGENDLTLGQLIFAAGNLSPIAIPERVELTRRISDNQQASIRLNLRAIFDMTEPDIYLKPNDRINIGTNFVAAPLAVIRNGFRMSYGFGFVLDRNFDENVFGPRENN